A part of Astyanax mexicanus isolate ESR-SI-001 chromosome 2, AstMex3_surface, whole genome shotgun sequence genomic DNA contains:
- the klhdc10 gene encoding kelch domain-containing protein 10 isoform X1 — protein MSAADESRSLEQLNKFEKLSGSPPLRVAGSKKRVRWLQAQRILAQPCPSLRIPNRFLREGHRAPPARSGHRCVADNTNLYVFGGYNPDYDESGGSENEDYPLFRELWRYHFATGTWQQIRTEGYMPTELASMSAVLHGNNLLVFGGTGIPFGENNGNDVHVCNVKYKRWSLLNCRGKKPNRIYGQAMAIINGFLYVFGGTTGYIYSTDLHRLDLTTREWIHLKPNNPPDDLPEERYRHEIAHDGQRIYILGGGTSWTSYPLDKIHAYNLETNSWEEITTKPHERIGYPAPRRCHSCVQIKNDVFICGGYNGELILADLWKINLQTFQWTRLPAVMPEPAYFHCAAVTPAGCMYIHGGVVNIHENKRTGSLFKIWLVVPSLLELCWERLLKAFPHLAQLPAMQLLNLGLTQELIERLK, from the exons ATGTCTGCTGCTGATGAATCCCGCAGTCTGGAGCAGCTGAATAAATTTGAGAAGCTGTCAGGGAGTCCTCCGCTCAGAGTGGCAG GCTCTAAGAAGAGAGTTCGCTGGCTTCAGGCTCAACGAATCCTCGCCCAACCATGCCCCAGCCTGCGGATCCCTAACAGGTTTTTAAGAGAAG GTCACAGAGCCCCTCCAGCCCGGAGCGGACACCGCTGCGTTGCTGACAACACCAACCTCTACGTATTCGGAGGCTACAACCCAGACTACGACGAGTCGGGCGGCTCAGAGAATGAGGACTACCCGCTGTTCAGGGAGCTGTGGAGGTACCACTTTGCTACCGGGACATGGCAGCAGATCCGCACAGAGGGCTATATGCCCACCGAGTTGGCTTCCATGTCAG CTGTTTTGCACGGTAACAACCTGCTTGTGTTCGGCGGGACTGGAATCCCATTCGGAGAAAACAATGGCAACGATGTTCACGTCTGCAACGTCAAATACAAGAGATGGTCACTACTCAACTGCAGAGGGAAGAAACCCAACCGAATATATGGCCAG GCAATGGCCATCATCAACGGCTTCCTCTATGTGTTCGGAGGGACGACAGGCTACATCTACAGCACAGATCTCCACAGACTGGACCTCACCACACGAGAATGGATTCACCTCAAACCAAACAACCCTCCGGATGACCTGCCTGAGGAGCG GTACAGACATGAGATAGCCCATGATGGACAGAGAATATACATTTTAGGAGGAGGGACTTCCTGGACATCCTACCCCTTAGACAAG ATCCATGCATATAATCTTGAAACAAATTCATGGGAGGAGATCACGACGAAGCCTCATGAAAGAATAG GTTACCCAGCTCCAAGGAGATGTCATAGTTGTGTGCAGATTAAAAATG aTGTATTTATATGCGGGGGCTACAATGGGGAGCTTATCTTAGCTGACTTGTGGAAGATCAACCTGCAGACGTTCCAGTGGACTAGACTGCCTGCAGTGATGCCTGAGCCAGCGTACTTCCACTGTGCTGCGGTCACCCCG GCTGGGTGCATGTACATCCACGGCGGTGTTGTAAATATCCATGAAAATAAGAGGACTGGCTCTCTGTTTAAGATCTGGCTGGTGGTTCCCAGCCTGCTGGAGTTGTGCTGGGAGCGGCTTCTGAAAGCCTTCCCTCACCTGGCCCAGCTCCCTGCCATGCAGCTGCTGAACCTGGGCCTGACACAGGAACTCATCGAACGCTTAAAATGA
- the klhdc10 gene encoding kelch domain-containing protein 10 isoform X2, which produces MSAADESRSLEQLNKFEKLSGSPPLRVAGHRAPPARSGHRCVADNTNLYVFGGYNPDYDESGGSENEDYPLFRELWRYHFATGTWQQIRTEGYMPTELASMSAVLHGNNLLVFGGTGIPFGENNGNDVHVCNVKYKRWSLLNCRGKKPNRIYGQAMAIINGFLYVFGGTTGYIYSTDLHRLDLTTREWIHLKPNNPPDDLPEERYRHEIAHDGQRIYILGGGTSWTSYPLDKIHAYNLETNSWEEITTKPHERIGYPAPRRCHSCVQIKNDVFICGGYNGELILADLWKINLQTFQWTRLPAVMPEPAYFHCAAVTPAGCMYIHGGVVNIHENKRTGSLFKIWLVVPSLLELCWERLLKAFPHLAQLPAMQLLNLGLTQELIERLK; this is translated from the exons ATGTCTGCTGCTGATGAATCCCGCAGTCTGGAGCAGCTGAATAAATTTGAGAAGCTGTCAGGGAGTCCTCCGCTCAGAGTGGCAG GTCACAGAGCCCCTCCAGCCCGGAGCGGACACCGCTGCGTTGCTGACAACACCAACCTCTACGTATTCGGAGGCTACAACCCAGACTACGACGAGTCGGGCGGCTCAGAGAATGAGGACTACCCGCTGTTCAGGGAGCTGTGGAGGTACCACTTTGCTACCGGGACATGGCAGCAGATCCGCACAGAGGGCTATATGCCCACCGAGTTGGCTTCCATGTCAG CTGTTTTGCACGGTAACAACCTGCTTGTGTTCGGCGGGACTGGAATCCCATTCGGAGAAAACAATGGCAACGATGTTCACGTCTGCAACGTCAAATACAAGAGATGGTCACTACTCAACTGCAGAGGGAAGAAACCCAACCGAATATATGGCCAG GCAATGGCCATCATCAACGGCTTCCTCTATGTGTTCGGAGGGACGACAGGCTACATCTACAGCACAGATCTCCACAGACTGGACCTCACCACACGAGAATGGATTCACCTCAAACCAAACAACCCTCCGGATGACCTGCCTGAGGAGCG GTACAGACATGAGATAGCCCATGATGGACAGAGAATATACATTTTAGGAGGAGGGACTTCCTGGACATCCTACCCCTTAGACAAG ATCCATGCATATAATCTTGAAACAAATTCATGGGAGGAGATCACGACGAAGCCTCATGAAAGAATAG GTTACCCAGCTCCAAGGAGATGTCATAGTTGTGTGCAGATTAAAAATG aTGTATTTATATGCGGGGGCTACAATGGGGAGCTTATCTTAGCTGACTTGTGGAAGATCAACCTGCAGACGTTCCAGTGGACTAGACTGCCTGCAGTGATGCCTGAGCCAGCGTACTTCCACTGTGCTGCGGTCACCCCG GCTGGGTGCATGTACATCCACGGCGGTGTTGTAAATATCCATGAAAATAAGAGGACTGGCTCTCTGTTTAAGATCTGGCTGGTGGTTCCCAGCCTGCTGGAGTTGTGCTGGGAGCGGCTTCTGAAAGCCTTCCCTCACCTGGCCCAGCTCCCTGCCATGCAGCTGCTGAACCTGGGCCTGACACAGGAACTCATCGAACGCTTAAAATGA